In Streptococcus parasuis, the following proteins share a genomic window:
- a CDS encoding NUDIX domain-containing protein — MQKNNEAGLLSGFWSFPLLEKGAIVDKQVSLFEVAEEVVQPDIRQSFTELYGLTVNWQEQEFGIVQHIFSHRKWQIEMVEGVAETLNLPESKELKWVSVEDFPTYPFAKPQQKMWESFVKAKES; from the coding sequence ATGCAAAAAAATAATGAAGCAGGTCTTCTATCAGGTTTCTGGTCTTTTCCGCTTTTGGAAAAAGGAGCAATCGTTGACAAACAAGTCTCTCTCTTTGAAGTTGCAGAAGAAGTTGTTCAGCCAGATATTCGGCAGAGCTTTACGGAACTTTATGGTCTGACTGTTAATTGGCAAGAGCAAGAATTTGGCATCGTCCAGCACATTTTTAGTCACCGCAAATGGCAGATAGAAATGGTAGAAGGTGTGGCGGAAACACTTAACCTTCCAGAATCAAAAGAATTGAAATGGGTTTCTGTAGAAGATTTTCCTACCTACCCATTTGCTAAGCCGCAACAAAAAATGTGGGAATCTTTTGTAAAAGCAAAAGAAAGTTAA
- a CDS encoding helix-turn-helix domain-containing protein, giving the protein MILGEILKEYRSKHSLSMDKFAELSGLTKGYISMLEKNQHPKTKKALLPTMDTLEKVAKGMSISVGELIEQLDTNQGIALTITPGQFKLFQQPIHPQVQLLDKELQEPFHSQWLAFGQEQLLAMRETSQTNILQMDDYRDRVELAVPGKVSAGTGYWQDTDLNNLVSFFSDDIPDSHTYDTIAQVVGDSMAPQIQDGDYLFIRLTPHIPLNAIGIFSVNGENFVKKFKGDYLQSLNPDYDDIYFNADDDIRPIGQVVAIYE; this is encoded by the coding sequence ATGATACTAGGCGAAATATTAAAAGAATACCGAAGCAAACATTCATTATCAATGGATAAATTTGCGGAGCTATCTGGTTTAACAAAGGGATATATTTCCATGTTAGAAAAGAACCAACATCCCAAAACCAAAAAAGCTCTTTTGCCGACAATGGATACACTTGAAAAAGTAGCAAAAGGAATGTCCATATCTGTTGGGGAATTGATTGAACAGTTAGACACCAATCAAGGCATTGCTTTGACAATAACTCCTGGGCAATTCAAGCTTTTTCAGCAGCCTATCCATCCTCAGGTCCAGCTCTTGGATAAAGAGTTACAAGAACCATTTCACAGTCAATGGTTAGCCTTTGGTCAAGAACAGTTACTGGCTATGCGGGAAACTAGTCAGACAAACATTCTGCAAATGGATGATTACCGTGATCGGGTTGAGTTAGCCGTTCCAGGTAAAGTCTCTGCTGGTACTGGTTATTGGCAGGATACTGATTTGAATAACCTAGTATCATTCTTCAGTGATGACATTCCAGACAGCCACACATATGATACAATCGCCCAAGTAGTTGGTGATTCCATGGCTCCACAGATTCAAGATGGAGATTATTTATTTATTCGATTAACCCCACATATTCCATTAAATGCCATTGGGATTTTTTCCGTAAATGGGGAAAATTTTGTTAAAAAATTTAAAGGCGACTACCTACAGTCACTCAATCCAGACTATGATGATATATATTTTAATGCAGATGACGATATCCGTCCAATTGGTCAAGTGGTTGCAATTTATGAGTAA
- a CDS encoding O-acetylhomoserine aminocarboxypropyltransferase/cysteine synthase family protein, with the protein MAREFSFETLQLHAGQEVDAASKSRAVPIYQTTSYVFEDAQEAEDLFALRKPGNIYTRITNPTVATFENRIAALEGGVGALATASGMAAVTYTVLALAHAGDHIVAATTLYGGTFNLFKETLPRYGITTSFVDIADFEAVEAAIQDNTKLVFIETLGNPVINIPDLEKLAEIAHNHHIPLVSDNTFATPYLINVFSHGVDIAVHSATKFIGGHGTTIGGVIVDSGKFDWAASGKFPQFVEEDPSYHNISYTRDIGAAAFIVAVRVQLLRDTGAALSPFNAFLLLQGLETLSLRVERHVSNAEKIVDFLLNHPNVESVNYPSLPDSPYKALADKYLPKGVGSIFSFQVKGGAEEARKVIDSLEIFSNLANVADAKSLVVHPATTTHAQLAPEDLLAAGVTPNQIRLSIGLENVNDLIEDLQLALDKL; encoded by the coding sequence ATGGCTAGAGAATTTTCATTTGAAACCCTTCAACTTCATGCTGGACAGGAGGTTGATGCTGCTTCAAAATCGCGTGCGGTACCTATTTATCAGACAACTTCCTATGTATTTGAAGATGCTCAAGAAGCGGAGGATTTGTTTGCTTTACGTAAACCTGGTAATATCTACACTCGTATTACCAATCCAACGGTTGCTACTTTTGAGAATCGTATTGCTGCCTTAGAAGGTGGCGTTGGGGCGCTCGCAACTGCTTCTGGTATGGCAGCAGTTACCTATACTGTTTTAGCATTGGCACACGCTGGGGATCATATTGTAGCAGCGACCACTCTCTATGGTGGGACCTTTAATCTTTTCAAAGAAACCCTTCCTCGTTATGGTATTACAACAAGCTTTGTCGATATTGCTGACTTTGAAGCAGTAGAAGCTGCCATTCAAGATAATACAAAACTGGTATTTATTGAAACCTTGGGAAACCCTGTTATCAATATTCCTGATCTTGAAAAATTGGCAGAAATTGCGCACAACCACCATATCCCACTTGTTTCAGATAATACCTTTGCAACTCCATATTTGATTAATGTATTTTCTCATGGTGTTGATATCGCAGTTCATTCTGCAACCAAGTTTATCGGTGGGCATGGTACGACCATTGGCGGTGTGATTGTCGATAGTGGCAAGTTTGACTGGGCGGCATCTGGTAAGTTTCCGCAATTTGTTGAAGAAGATCCAAGTTATCACAATATTAGTTACACTCGTGATATTGGTGCTGCAGCATTTATTGTAGCAGTTCGTGTACAATTACTTCGCGATACAGGTGCAGCCCTTTCTCCATTTAACGCCTTCTTGCTTTTGCAAGGGTTAGAAACCTTGTCTCTCCGTGTAGAGCGTCATGTATCAAATGCCGAAAAGATAGTTGATTTCTTGCTCAATCACCCTAATGTTGAGTCGGTCAATTATCCATCACTTCCAGATAGTCCTTATAAGGCTTTGGCAGATAAATACCTGCCTAAAGGTGTTGGATCTATTTTCTCTTTCCAAGTAAAAGGCGGAGCAGAAGAAGCTCGTAAGGTTATTGATAGCTTGGAAATCTTTTCTAATTTAGCAAACGTTGCTGATGCGAAATCACTAGTAGTTCATCCAGCTACAACCACGCATGCTCAGTTAGCTCCTGAAGATTTACTTGCTGCTGGGGTCACACCAAATCAAATTCGCCTATCCATCGGACTTGAAAATGTCAATGATTTGATTGAGGACTTACAGCTTGCTCTTGATAAACTATAA
- a CDS encoding ATP-binding cassette domain-containing protein: protein MLLTTHHLSLDHQKDLRNLVHDLNLNVNPGDKIAIIGEEGNGKSSLLLTLMDSTLVTNYLLQSGSIHRYFHSPVYIPQSLPLEIAELTLNDYFFADMDSDIDYGLLYLYADQLQFDSERFASQQLIGSLSGGEKLKIQLIKKLATPSDMIFLDEPSNDLDLDTLLWLENYIITSPKTILFVSHDEDFLSRTATKIIHLESVKKKTLAQTKVEELDYQDYAQKRQQAYQKQVQQARNDQKEFDKAMNKHLRQKSQVRNTLLNTHDATMGRLIAKKMKNVLSREKRYERMKKNLTEVPFHEDAISLFFSDISPLPARKQVLHLEKFQLNVEERQLVSNIHFNLNGQEKIGIIGQNGIGKSSFLKLIYQELRQRADINLGYMPQRYSEVLDESKTPLDFLIENGNREQEQLILTHLASLQFTRQEVQHRICELSGGQKAKLLLLKMVLEQANFLLLDEPSRNFSPTSQPYIRQLFADYPGGLVCVSHDRRFLKEVCQRIYRLTETGLEEPQ, encoded by the coding sequence ATGCTACTAACCACTCATCACCTATCCCTCGACCATCAAAAAGATTTGCGAAATCTGGTTCACGACCTGAATCTCAATGTCAACCCTGGCGATAAAATAGCCATCATCGGCGAAGAAGGAAATGGAAAATCCAGTCTATTACTCACCTTGATGGATTCAACACTTGTCACCAACTACCTGCTTCAATCAGGCAGCATTCACCGATATTTTCACTCACCAGTCTATATTCCCCAAAGTCTTCCACTGGAAATAGCAGAGCTAACCTTGAACGACTACTTCTTCGCTGACATGGACAGTGACATTGATTACGGCTTACTCTACCTCTATGCTGACCAGCTCCAGTTTGACAGTGAGCGATTTGCCAGTCAACAATTGATTGGAAGCCTGTCAGGTGGTGAAAAACTAAAAATTCAGTTGATAAAAAAGCTAGCCACTCCTTCTGATATGATTTTTCTGGATGAGCCGTCTAACGACTTGGATTTAGATACCTTACTCTGGCTTGAAAACTATATCATCACGAGTCCAAAGACCATCCTTTTTGTTTCTCACGATGAAGACTTTCTTAGCAGAACAGCTACAAAAATCATTCATCTTGAATCGGTTAAGAAGAAAACACTTGCTCAAACCAAAGTTGAAGAATTGGACTATCAGGATTACGCACAGAAGCGCCAACAAGCCTATCAGAAACAAGTTCAACAAGCTCGGAATGACCAAAAAGAATTTGACAAAGCCATGAACAAGCATCTACGACAAAAATCACAGGTGCGCAATACCTTGCTCAATACGCATGATGCTACTATGGGACGCCTCATTGCCAAGAAGATGAAGAATGTCTTATCACGTGAAAAACGCTATGAAAGAATGAAGAAAAATCTCACAGAAGTACCTTTTCATGAAGATGCCATTTCCCTCTTCTTCTCGGACATTTCACCACTACCAGCTAGAAAGCAAGTGCTTCACTTAGAAAAATTCCAATTGAATGTTGAAGAACGACAATTAGTTAGCAATATCCATTTCAACTTAAATGGACAAGAGAAAATTGGCATCATTGGACAAAATGGAATTGGTAAATCCAGTTTTCTAAAGCTAATCTATCAAGAACTCAGGCAACGAGCAGATATAAACTTGGGATACATGCCCCAGCGCTATTCAGAAGTCCTTGATGAGTCTAAAACTCCACTTGATTTTTTAATTGAAAATGGCAATCGTGAGCAGGAACAACTCATCTTAACACATCTAGCCAGTCTGCAGTTTACACGACAAGAAGTTCAACACAGGATCTGTGAACTTTCAGGGGGACAAAAAGCCAAGTTACTCTTGTTAAAAATGGTTCTTGAACAAGCCAATTTTCTCTTATTAGATGAACCCAGTCGAAACTTCTCTCCTACTTCTCAGCCATATATTCGTCAACTATTTGCCGATTATCCAGGTGGCTTGGTATGCGTATCACACGACAGACGTTTTTTGAAAGAAGTTTGTCAAAGAATCTACCGACTAACTGAGACTGGACTGGAAGAACCACAATAA
- a CDS encoding L-lactate permease yields the protein MDIFLSVLPIVVLIFLMIKLRVAANYALPAIAGLVYLILLVYFKTDFALLNSGLVTGFWATLTPITVIMGAVLFNNFQQKTGNQSIINRWMSGLTPNPVAQMMIIGYAFAFMVEGASGFGTPAAIAAPILIALGFEPIKVVIAVLIFNSIPVSFGAVGTPTWFGFGALGLTSQQIGELGFKASLVHLAAGLVIPIIALRYVFSWKQIKENLLFVYLTVFSCALPMTLLATINYEFPSLIGGAIGFLISIVLAKKKIGLSKFDTSISELEPVNLNELFRALLPLISLVLILVVTRVPQLGIKALMRTDSILFKSNLGFADLEVTKALKITLTNVFGTSSNESFELLYAPAFIPFFLIVFMLSWLYPSMKGNVWRTIGQTAHQVAEPFFALLGGVTMVKFMLLNGDNSMVSIIGMSLAAATGPFWGLFASYLGAIGAFFSGSATISNLIFGGVQQSIATQTGLNMTSILAMQSVGGAMGNMTCINNIIAASSVSGVRRQEGYIMQKTAIPMFVYGIIAALIGLLL from the coding sequence ATGGATATCTTTTTAAGTGTCTTACCCATTGTTGTCTTGATTTTTCTGATGATAAAATTGAGGGTAGCAGCGAATTATGCCTTGCCAGCGATAGCAGGTTTGGTTTATTTGATTTTGCTTGTCTATTTCAAAACTGACTTTGCTTTACTAAATTCAGGTCTGGTGACAGGTTTTTGGGCAACTCTGACGCCTATTACCGTCATTATGGGAGCCGTGTTATTTAATAATTTTCAACAGAAAACAGGAAATCAGTCGATTATCAATAGGTGGATGTCTGGTTTGACTCCGAATCCTGTTGCACAAATGATGATTATTGGCTATGCCTTTGCTTTTATGGTTGAAGGAGCTTCTGGTTTTGGAACTCCAGCTGCAATTGCTGCCCCCATTTTAATTGCCCTAGGATTTGAGCCAATAAAAGTTGTCATCGCAGTATTGATTTTTAACTCCATACCGGTTTCATTCGGTGCGGTTGGAACACCTACTTGGTTTGGTTTTGGAGCATTGGGGTTGACGAGTCAGCAGATAGGAGAACTTGGTTTTAAAGCTTCTCTTGTTCATTTAGCTGCTGGATTGGTTATTCCAATCATTGCTTTAAGGTATGTGTTCAGCTGGAAACAGATTAAAGAAAATCTTCTTTTTGTTTATTTGACAGTATTTTCATGTGCACTTCCAATGACACTTCTGGCAACTATAAACTATGAGTTTCCTTCCTTAATTGGGGGTGCAATTGGTTTTCTTATTTCCATTGTATTGGCTAAGAAAAAAATTGGATTAAGCAAATTTGATACGAGCATTTCTGAGCTCGAACCTGTGAATCTGAACGAATTATTTAGGGCTCTATTACCACTAATTAGTCTGGTGCTTATCTTAGTTGTGACACGGGTTCCTCAATTAGGAATTAAGGCCTTGATGAGGACAGATTCTATCTTGTTTAAGTCTAATCTTGGCTTTGCAGATTTGGAAGTAACAAAGGCTTTAAAAATCACTTTGACCAATGTGTTTGGTACGAGTTCCAACGAATCGTTTGAACTGCTGTATGCACCAGCATTTATCCCATTCTTCCTTATCGTTTTTATGTTATCTTGGTTGTATCCAAGTATGAAAGGGAATGTTTGGAGAACAATTGGACAAACAGCTCATCAAGTTGCAGAACCATTCTTTGCTTTGTTGGGAGGAGTGACCATGGTGAAATTTATGTTACTAAATGGTGACAATTCCATGGTCTCTATTATTGGTATGTCTCTTGCGGCAGCGACAGGACCATTCTGGGGCTTGTTTGCTTCTTATCTCGGTGCAATTGGTGCATTTTTCTCAGGATCCGCTACCATTTCCAACCTGATCTTTGGTGGGGTTCAGCAGTCAATTGCTACTCAGACGGGTCTAAATATGACTAGTATTTTAGCAATGCAGTCCGTTGGTGGGGCAATGGGCAATATGACTTGTATCAATAACATCATTGCAGCGTCTTCGGTATCTGGTGTTCGTCGCCAGGAGGGATATATTATGCAGAAGACAGCAATCCCAATGTTTGTTTATGGAATTATCGCTGCACTGATTGGACTACTTTTATAA
- a CDS encoding GNAT family N-acetyltransferase produces MAIEGVEQPKLLEINKYLRLRKYDGYHDFALIWHQDLELVWLIDGNEEVYSVDLLNRMYGYLSKNGECYFIEIFEDGQYQPIGDVTLFKDDFAIAIGDRRYWKKGIGTKVLHRMIERAKEVGLEEILVKEIYDWNTGSRKLFEKCGFEAVEKTQKGWSYKKNL; encoded by the coding sequence GTGGCTATAGAGGGAGTGGAACAACCGAAACTATTAGAAATCAACAAGTATCTTCGGTTAAGAAAATATGATGGATATCATGATTTTGCTTTGATATGGCATCAAGATTTGGAATTGGTCTGGCTCATTGATGGGAATGAGGAAGTTTATAGTGTGGACTTGCTTAATCGTATGTATGGCTATTTATCAAAAAATGGAGAGTGCTATTTTATTGAAATTTTTGAAGATGGGCAGTATCAACCGATAGGTGATGTGACTCTTTTTAAGGATGATTTTGCTATTGCCATTGGAGACAGGAGGTATTGGAAAAAAGGGATTGGGACTAAGGTGTTACATCGAATGATCGAGCGTGCAAAGGAAGTGGGGCTTGAGGAAATACTTGTCAAAGAAATCTATGACTGGAATACAGGTTCTCGTAAGCTATTTGAGAAATGTGGCTTTGAAGCTGTTGAAAAGACACAGAAAGGTTGGTCCTATAAAAAGAATTTGTAA
- a CDS encoding amino acid ABC transporter ATP-binding protein gives MAQLKINVHDLHKSYGSNEVLKGITTKFYEGDVVCIIGPSGSGKSTFLRTMNLLETITSGQVTVDGYDLTDPKTDVDAFRSNVGMVFQHFNLFPHMTVLDNITFAPIEHKLLDKTEAEKVGMELLEKVGLSDKRDAMPDSLSGGQKQRVAIARALAMNPDIMLFDEPTSALDPEMVGDVLNVMKDLAEQGMTMLIVTHEMGFARKVANRVIFTDGGEFLEDGTPEQIFDNPQHPRLKDFLDKVLNV, from the coding sequence ATGGCACAGTTAAAAATCAATGTACACGATCTTCATAAATCTTACGGATCAAATGAGGTGTTAAAGGGAATAACCACAAAATTCTATGAAGGTGACGTTGTGTGTATTATCGGCCCTTCTGGTTCTGGTAAATCAACCTTCCTCCGCACAATGAACTTACTGGAGACCATCACAAGTGGCCAGGTAACAGTTGACGGTTATGATTTAACAGATCCTAAAACGGATGTTGATGCCTTTCGTTCAAATGTCGGAATGGTATTCCAACACTTTAACCTCTTCCCACACATGACAGTTCTGGACAATATCACATTTGCCCCTATTGAACACAAGCTTTTGGATAAAACAGAAGCTGAAAAAGTTGGAATGGAATTGTTGGAGAAAGTCGGTTTATCTGACAAACGTGATGCCATGCCAGATAGCTTATCTGGTGGCCAAAAACAACGTGTAGCCATCGCCCGTGCCCTTGCAATGAATCCAGATATCATGCTCTTTGATGAACCAACTTCTGCTCTTGACCCTGAAATGGTCGGAGACGTACTTAACGTTATGAAAGACTTGGCTGAGCAAGGTATGACCATGTTGATTGTTACTCACGAAATGGGCTTCGCCCGCAAGGTTGCTAACCGCGTTATCTTTACGGATGGCGGTGAGTTCCTTGAAGATGGTACTCCAGAGCAAATCTTTGACAACCCACAACACCCACGTCTCAAAGACTTCCTTGATAAGGTCTTGAACGTGTAA
- a CDS encoding ABC transporter substrate-binding protein/permease: protein MKKKLLMLLASILPVFFVFTGVKADDTIDIVFDNAYAPFEFKDSDQVYKGLDVDIINEVAKRSGWNMNQSFPGFDAAVNAVQSGSADALMAGTTITEARKQVFTFSDPYFDTKIIVATTKANKISSYEDLKGKTVGVKNGTAAQTFLEENKDKYGFSIKTFDTGDLMYNSLATGAVNAVMDDEAVIQYAIQQGQDLSLDIPGEPIGSFGFSVKKGSKYEYLVDDFNKALAEMKEDGTYETIMNKWFGSSTTSTDSTDYASRLSLTGSATAKATPVKSSYTIVADSSFAPFEYQDESGKYVGIDMELIKAIAEQQGFTITIQNPGFDAALNAVQAGQADAVIAGMSITDARKEIFDFSDAYYTSNILLAVKNGSDIASYEDLKGKTVGAKNGTASYTFLESNKDKYGYTLKAFDEASGMYDSLNSGSIDALMDDEAVLLYAIQQGRDFATPIPGEKSGEYGFAVKRGANPELIEMFNNGLAALVESGKYDEILNKYFNSTEETSATTSTVDETTIIGLLKNNYGQLLSGLGITVGLALLSFAIAIVIGIIFGMFAVSPVKALRVIASVFVDVVRGIPLMIVAAFIFWGIPNLIESITGQQSPINDFVAGTIALSLNSGAYIAEIVRGGIQAVPAGQMEASRSLGISYGTTMRKIILPQAGKIMLPNFINQFVITLKDTTIISAIGLVELFQAGKIIIARNYQSFRMYAILAIIYLVVITLLTRLARKLEKGGK, encoded by the coding sequence ATGAAGAAAAAATTACTCATGCTATTGGCAAGTATTCTGCCAGTATTCTTTGTTTTTACTGGTGTCAAAGCTGATGATACTATTGATATCGTATTTGACAATGCTTATGCCCCATTCGAGTTTAAAGACTCAGATCAAGTTTATAAAGGATTAGACGTTGATATCATCAACGAAGTTGCTAAACGTTCTGGCTGGAATATGAATCAAAGTTTTCCAGGATTTGATGCTGCAGTCAATGCTGTTCAGTCTGGTTCTGCCGACGCCTTGATGGCAGGAACCACCATCACTGAAGCCCGTAAACAAGTCTTTACATTCTCAGATCCATATTTTGATACAAAGATTATTGTTGCAACAACAAAAGCAAACAAAATTTCGTCTTATGAAGATTTGAAAGGCAAAACCGTCGGTGTAAAAAACGGTACAGCTGCACAAACATTCTTAGAAGAAAATAAAGACAAGTATGGTTTTTCAATTAAAACCTTTGATACTGGCGATTTGATGTACAATAGCTTAGCGACTGGCGCTGTTAATGCTGTAATGGATGACGAAGCGGTTATTCAATATGCTATCCAACAAGGTCAAGATCTAAGTTTAGATATACCTGGTGAACCAATTGGGTCATTTGGTTTCTCCGTTAAAAAAGGTAGCAAATACGAGTACCTAGTGGATGATTTCAACAAGGCTTTAGCAGAAATGAAAGAAGATGGTACTTATGAGACAATCATGAATAAATGGTTTGGCTCATCTACTACTTCTACTGACAGCACTGATTATGCATCACGCCTCAGCCTAACAGGTAGTGCAACTGCAAAAGCTACACCTGTAAAATCAAGCTATACCATTGTTGCTGATTCATCATTTGCACCATTTGAATACCAAGATGAATCCGGCAAATATGTTGGGATTGATATGGAATTGATCAAAGCCATTGCTGAGCAACAAGGATTTACTATCACCATTCAAAACCCAGGTTTCGATGCTGCCTTAAATGCTGTCCAAGCTGGACAAGCTGATGCAGTAATTGCAGGTATGTCCATCACAGATGCTCGTAAAGAAATCTTTGACTTCTCCGATGCCTACTATACTTCAAATATCTTGCTTGCTGTAAAAAATGGAAGCGATATTGCTTCCTATGAAGACCTAAAAGGAAAAACTGTCGGCGCTAAAAATGGTACAGCTTCGTATACATTCTTAGAGAGCAACAAAGACAAATATGGCTATACTTTGAAAGCGTTTGATGAAGCTTCTGGAATGTATGATAGTTTAAATTCTGGTTCAATTGACGCTCTTATGGATGATGAAGCCGTTCTTCTCTACGCCATCCAACAAGGACGCGACTTTGCAACACCAATTCCAGGTGAAAAATCTGGTGAATACGGATTTGCGGTCAAAAGAGGGGCTAACCCAGAATTGATTGAAATGTTTAACAACGGACTAGCTGCCTTGGTTGAATCAGGCAAATATGATGAAATTCTAAACAAATACTTCAACTCAACAGAAGAAACAAGTGCTACGACTTCAACAGTCGATGAAACAACCATCATTGGACTTTTGAAAAATAACTATGGTCAGCTCTTGTCTGGTTTAGGTATCACAGTTGGACTTGCCTTGCTTTCATTTGCAATTGCCATTGTCATCGGTATTATCTTCGGTATGTTTGCTGTAAGTCCAGTTAAGGCACTCCGTGTTATTGCATCTGTATTTGTTGATGTTGTTCGTGGTATTCCTTTGATGATTGTCGCGGCTTTCATTTTCTGGGGTATTCCAAACTTAATCGAATCCATCACTGGTCAACAGTCACCAATTAATGACTTTGTTGCTGGTACCATTGCCCTATCGCTCAACTCTGGTGCCTATATTGCAGAGATTGTTCGCGGTGGTATTCAAGCAGTCCCAGCTGGTCAGATGGAGGCATCACGCAGTTTGGGTATTTCTTACGGAACAACCATGCGGAAAATTATCTTGCCACAGGCAGGTAAAATCATGTTGCCAAACTTTATCAACCAGTTTGTTATTACTTTGAAAGATACGACCATCATTTCAGCAATCGGTCTAGTTGAGCTCTTCCAAGCAGGTAAAATCATTATTGCCCGTAACTATCAGTCCTTCCGTATGTATGCAATTCTTGCCATCATCTATTTGGTAGTGATTACACTCTTAACTCGCTTAGCTCGCAAACTTGAAAAAGGAGGTAAATAA